One segment of Brassica napus cultivar Da-Ae chromosome C3, Da-Ae, whole genome shotgun sequence DNA contains the following:
- the LOC106385333 gene encoding cellulose synthase A catalytic subunit 6 [UDP-forming] codes for MNTGGRLVAGSHNRNEFVLINADESARIRSVQELSGQTCKICRDEIELTVDGEPFVACNECAFPVCRPCYEYERREGNQACPQCKTRYKRIKGSPRVENDEEEDDIDDLDNEFEYENGGVGFDQVSEGMSVSRRHSGFPQSDLDSAPPGSQIPLLTYGDEDIEISSDRHALIVPPSIGGHSNKSHPASLSDPTIAAHPRPMVPQKDLAVYGYGSVAWKDRMEDWKKKQNEKLQVVRHEGDPDFEDGDDIPMMDEGRQPLSRKIPIKSSKINPYRMLIVLRLVILGLFFHYRILHPVKDAYALWLISVICEIWFAVSWVLDQFPKWYPIERETYLDRLSLRYEKEGKPSELSAVDVFVSTVDPLKEPPLITANTVLSILAVDYPVDRVACYVSDDGAAMLTFEALSETAEFARKWVPFCKKYCIEPRAPEWYFCHKMDYLKNKVHPAFVRERRAMKRDYEEFKVKINALVATAQKVPEEGWTMQDGTPWPGNSVRDHPGMIQVFLGSDGVRDVENNELPRLVYVSREKRPGFDHHKKAGAMNSLIRVSGVLSNAPYLLNVDCDHYINNSKALREAMCFMMDPQSGKKICYVQFPQRFDGIDRHDRYSNRNVVFFDINMKGLDGLQGPIYVGTGCVFRRQALYGFDAPKKKKAPRKTCNCWPKWCFMCCGSRKNRQAKKVAADKKKKNREASKQIHALENIEEGSVTKGSNVEQSTEAMQLKLEKKFGQSPVFVASARMQNGGMARNASPACLLKEAIQVISCGYEDKTEWGKEIGWIYGSVTEDILTGFKMHSHGWRSVYCTPKLPAFKGSAPINLSDRLHQVLRWALGSVEIFLSRHCPIWYGYGGGLKWLERLSYINSVVYPWTSLPLIVYCSLPAICLLTGKFIVPEISNYASILFMALFSSIAITGILEMQWGKVGIDDWWRNEQFWVIGGVSAHLFALFQGLLKVLAGVDTNFTVTSKAADDGEFSDLYLFKWTSLLIPPTTLLIINMIGIVVGISDAISNGYDSWGPLFGRLFFALWVVIHLYPFLKGLLGKQDRMPTIIIVWSILIASILTLLWVRVNPFVAKGGPVLEICGLDCL; via the exons ATGAATACCGGTGGTCGGTTAGTCGCCGGTTCACACAACAGGAACGAGTTTGTTCTGATTAATGCCGACGAGAGTGCCCGA ATAAGATCAGTGCAGGAGCTGAGTGGGCAGACGTGTAAAATCTGCAGAGACGAGATCGAATTGACCGTCGATGGAGAGCCTTTCGTGGCGTGTAACGAGTGTGCATTCCCTGTTTGCAGACCTTGCTATGAGTATGAGAGGCGTGAAGGCAATCAAGCTTGTCCTCAGTGCAAAACCCGTTACAAACGGatcaaag GAAGTCCAAGAGTTGAAAatgatgaagaggaagatgacATTGACGATTTAGACAATGAGTTTGAGTACGAGAACGGTGGGGTTGGATTTGATCAGGTCTCTGAGGGGATGTCTGTCTCTCGTCGCCACTCTGGTTTCCCACAGTCTGATTTGGATTCAGCTCCTCCTGGCTCCCAGATTCCATTGCTCACTTATGGCGACGAG GACATTGAGATTTCTTCTGACAGACATGCTCTCATCGTTCCTCCTTCAATTGGTGGTCACAGCAATAAAAGTCACCCAGCTTCTCTCTCTGACCCAACCATTGCTG CACATCCGAGACCTATGGTTCCTCAGAAAGATCTTGCTGTCTACGGTTACGGAAGTGTGGCTTGGAAAGATCGTATGGAGGACTGGAAAAAGAAGCAGAATGAGAAACTCCAGGTGGTTAGACACGAAGGAGATCCTGATTTTGAAGATGGTGATGATATCCCAAT GATGGATGAGGGAAGGCAGCCATTGTCTAGGAAGATACCAATCAAATCAAGCAAGATCAATCCATACAGGATGTTGATTGTTCTGCGTCTTGTGATTCTTGGTCTCTTCTTTCACTACCGTATTCTTCACCCTGTCAAAGATGCTTACGCACTCTGGCTTATCTCCGTCATCTGTGAGATATGGTTTGCTGTTTCGTGGGTTCTTGATCAGTTCCCTAAGTGGTACCCTATCGAGCGAGAAACATACTTGGACAGACTCTCACTAAG ATATGAGAAAGAAGGCAAACCATCGGAGCTATCAGCTGTGGATGTATTTGTCAGTACGGTGGATCCGTTGAAAGAGCCTCCACTTATTACAGCGAACACTGTCTTGTCTATTCTTGCGGTTGACTATCCAGTTGATAGGGTTGCTTGTTATGTATCTGATGATGGTGCTGCTATGCTTACTTTTGAAGCTCTCTCAGAGACTGCTGAGTTCGCGAGGAAATGGGTTCCTTTCTGTAAGAAGTACTGTATCGAGCCGCGTGCTCCTGAGTGGTACTTCTGCCATAAGATGGACTACTTGAAGAATAAAGTCCATCCTGCTTTTGTCAGGGAACGCCGAGCCATGAAG AGAGATTATGAAGAATTCAAAGTAAAGATCAATGCTTTAGTAGCGACGGCACAGAAAGTGCCTGAGGAAGGTTGGACTATGCAAGATGGTACACCTTGGCCTGGTAATAGTGTAAGAGATCATCCTGGCATGATTCAG GTGTTCCTTGGAAGTGATGGTGTACGTGATGTGGAAAACAACGAGTTGCCTCGGTTGGTTTATGTCTCTCGTGAGAAGAGACCTGGATTTGATCATCATAAGAAGGCTGGAGCTATGAATTCACTG ATACGTGTCTCGGGGGTTCTATCAAACGCTCCGTATCTTCTGAACGTCGACTGTGATCACTACATCAACAATAGCAAAGCTCTTAGAGAAGCAATGTGTTTCATGATGGATCCTCAGTCCGGAAAGAAAATCTGTTACGTTCAGTTCCCTCAAAGATTCGATGGGATTGATAGGCACGATCGATACTCTAATCGCAATGTTGTCTTCTTCGAT ATCAATATGAAGGGTTTGGATGGGTTACAAGGGCCTATATACGTTGGGACAGGTTGTGTTTTCAGGAGGCAAGCGCTTTACGGGTTTGATgcaccaaagaagaagaaggctccGCGTAAGACATGCAACTGCTGGCCAAAATGGTGTTTCATGTGCTGTGGTTCGAGGAAGAACCGTCAAGCAAAGAAGGTGGCTGcggataagaagaagaagaatagggAAGCGTCTAAGCAGATCCACGCTCTAGAGAATATTGAAGAGGGTAGCGTCACTAAAG GCTCTAATGTAGAACAATCAACGGAGGCGATGCAGCTGAAGTTGGAGAAGAAGTTTGGTCAGTCTCCTGTGTTTGTTGCGTCTGCTCGTATGCAGAACGGTGGGATGGCTAGAAACGCAAGCCCTGCTTGTCTGCTTAAAGAAGCTATCCAAGTCATTAGTTGCGGATATGAGGATAAAACCGAATGGGGAAAAGAG ATTGGGTGGATCTACGGTTCTGTTACTGAAGATATTCTTACGGGTTTCAAGATGCATTCTCATGGTTGGAGGTCTGTGTACTGTACACCTAAGCTACCTGCTTTCAAAGGGTCAGCTCCAATCAATCTTTCAGACCGTCTTCATCAAGTTCTTAGATGGGCGCTTGGTTCCGTCGAGATTTTCTTGAGCAGGCATTGTCCTATTTGGTATGGTTATGGAGGTGGTTTGAAATGGCTTGAGAGGTTGTCCTACATTAACTCCGTGGTTTACCCGTGGACCTCTCTTCCTCTCATCGTTTACTGTTCTCTCCCTGCCATCTGTCTTCTCACAGGAAAATTCATCGTTCCTGAG ATAAGCAACTATGCGAGTATTCTCTTCATGGCGCTCTTCTCGTCCATTGCCATAACGGGTATCCTCGAGATGCAATGGGGCAAAGTTGGGATCGATGACTGGTGGAGAAACGAACAGTTTTGGGTCATAGGAGGTGTCTCTGCGcatctctttgctctcttccaAGGTCTTCTCAAGGTTCTTGCTGGTGTGGACACTAACTTCACGGTCACGTCAAAAGCAGCTGATGACGGCGAGTTCTCAGACCTTTACCTCTTCAAATGGACTTCACTTCTCATCCCTCCAACGACTCTTCTCATCATAAACATGATTGGAATCGTAGTTGGAATCTCTGACGCTATAAGCAATGGATATGACTCATGGGGACCGCTTTTCGGAAGGTTGTTCTTTGCACTTTGGGTGGTGATTCATCTTTACCCTTTCCTTAAAGGTTTGCTTGGGAAACAAGATAGGATGCCGACCATTATTATCGTCTGGTCCATCCTCATTGCTTCTATTCTTACACTTCTTTGGGTTAGAGTTAATCCGTTTGTGGCGAAAGGTGGTCCTGTTCTTGAGATCTGCGGTTTGGACTGCTTGTGA
- the LOC106407009 gene encoding uncharacterized protein LOC106407009, with protein MSVVPIIGEGEFEIDDEEVEREEFELDELLRNFVSEPPIQHDVLPESDEDNEEEEDPEAPQRMRTHIRRGDGHLYRDQTFFNGVAFKDRVLDYALRTRCNIRQYRYDKDMLGFECAGHGENDEACGWKIYASILPKDKIWRVRLFVDNHTCEVNGECEMVKVPVIARLCVNKIREEPAYYMPMKIEELIMFARLKDYDAEIVESNPGSSVEVDTFQNDEGQDVFNRIYICFDALRNTWKESCRPLIGLDGCFLKERIKGQLLVALGRDANNAIYPIAWAVVDLDLKDGDNYIAVSDRSPGLIRAIKIELPKMEHRKCVRHIYGNLKKKHGNKKQMKSYIWSVAWSYNEAKYQQNLDRLSCYDTGVYTDVMATNPRSWCRAFFKLGNYCEDVENNSTESFNSSINKARENPFVHMLETIARLAMVRIATRSREPHEHQGKCTPYVKRVLAKALVDKPFKDGANKCVVRRSVKGYFDSRLNGQTHRVHLEKRTCSCRKFDITGIPCKHAYGVMLKLKVDPSYYVCEWFRTAKWRRNYTDGIVPVRGSMFWPKTDAPDVHAPPVEDEQGEETEGERGKEIGKKKKKLTRADKTRKRGVNESPTKKLPKAKKRTMHCGICGKANHNSRWHTKQGKHDDSVPVSTSQTAGESSQGTLTQASVSQA; from the exons ATGTCTGTAGTACCTATAATCGGCGAAGGAGAGTTCGaaattgatgatgaagaagttgagcGAGAAGAGTTTGAACTCGACGAATTGTTGCGAAATTTCGTGAGTGAGCCGCCAATTCAGCATGACGTCTTGCCTGAGAGTGATGAAGataatgaggaagaagaagatcctGAAGCCCCACAGAGAATGAGAACGCATATACGCCGTGGTGATGGGCATTTGTACCGAGACCAGACATTCTTCAATGGTGTGGCTTTCAAAGACAGAGTCCTCGATTATGCTCTTAGGACTCGCTGCAATATCAGACAATACAGGTATGATAAGGATATGCTTGGTTTCGAATGTGCTGGTCATGGTGAGAATGATGAAGCTTGTGGCTGGAAAATTTATGCTTCGATCCTTCCGAAGGATAAAATTTGGAGAGTTAGGTTGTTTGTAGATAACCACACATGTGAGGTTAATGGAGAGTGTGAGATGGTGAAGGTCCCTGTGATAGCTAGGTTGTGTGTGAACAAGATCCGTGAAGAGCCGGCATACTATATGCCTATGAAGATCGAGGAATTGATCATG TTTGCACGCCTTAAAGATTATGATGCCGAGATAGTAGAATCAAATCCTGGTTCTTCTGTTGAAGTAGACACGTTCCAGAATGATGAAGGTCAAGATGTCTTCAATCGAATCTATATTTGCTTTGACGCCCTCAGGAATACTTGGAAGGAGAGTTGTAGGCCATTGATAGGACTTGATGGTTGCTTTCTCAAAGAAAGAATCAAGGGACAGTTATTGGTTGCTTTAGGTAGAGATGCAAACAATGCAATTTATCCAATAGCTTGGGCTGTT gttgatttggatcTAAAGGATGGTGACAATTACATTGCTGTCTCAGACCGTAGCCCg GGATTGATCAGAGCTATTAAGATAGAGTTGCCTAAGATGGAGCATCGGAAGTGTGTAAGACACATCTACgggaatttgaagaagaaacatGGCAACAAAAAACAGATGAAGTCTTACATATGGAGTGTAGCATGGAGCTACAATGAAGCAAAGTATCAGCAAAACTTGGACAGGTTAAGTTGCTACGATACAGGTGTGTATACAGATGTTATGGCTACAAATCCGAGGAGTTGGTGCCGAGCTTTCTTCAAGCTGGGAAATTACTGCGAAGATGTGGAGAACAACTCGACAGAGTCCTTTAACAGCTCCATCAACAAGGCAAGAGAGAATCCATTTGTGCATATGCTCGAAACAATAGCAAGACTTGCTATGGTGCGTATAGCCACAAGATCCAGAGAACCTCATGAACACCAAG GAAAATGTACACCATATGTGAAGAGAGTTCTCGCTAAGGCTCTTGTTGATAAGCCCTTTAAAGACGGAGCCAACAAATGTGTTGTTAGAAGAAGCGTTAAAGGCTACTTTGACTCAAGATTGAATGGCCAAACTCATCGTGTCCATTTGGAGAAAAGAACTTGTTCGTGCAGAAAGTTCGACATCACTGGAATTCCATGTAAGCATGCATATGGTGTGATGCTGAAGTTAAAGGTTGATCCGTCATACTATGTTTGTGAGTGGTTTCGCACGGCTAAGTGGAGAAGAAACTACACAGATGGAATTGTTCCAGTCCGGGGTTCTATGTTTTGGCCCAAAACAGATGCTCCTGATGTACATGCTCCACCTGTAGAGGATGAACAAGGGGAAGAAACAGAGGGAGAACGAGGGAAAGAaatagggaagaagaagaagaagctcaccAGAGCGGATAAGACAAGGAAAAGAGGTGTGAATGAGTCACCAACCAAGAAGCTACCAAAAGCCAAGAAAAGGACTATGCATTGTGGCATTTGTGGTAAGGCTAATCACAACTCGAGGTGGCATACAAAGCAGGGCAAGCATGATGATTCGGTACCGGTAAGCACATCTCAAACTGCAGGTGAATCCTCACAAGGAACTCTCACTCAAGCTAGTGTTTCTCAAGCTTGA
- the LOC106416734 gene encoding uncharacterized protein At4g04775-like, translating into MSNVSGASSGSSSGRSGDRVFGVPRICHCGVQIMELVSKSSNNPYRRYYRCGYAVSKKLSNDNHTFKWVDEAYLDEIEALKMKNASLAAKLETVTMERKEFERIVFENVQMKLEKEIFERVEEALVESSSTMKKMMVVVVVLCMVMVGFSKLFG; encoded by the exons ATGAGTAACGTGTCTGGAGCTTCTAGTGGTTCGTCAAGTGGACGTTCTGGAGACAGAGTGTTTGGTGTGCCGAGAATTTGTCATTGTGGGGTTCAAATAATGGAATTGGTTTCTAAATCCAGCAACAATCCGTACCGGCGTTACTATCGTTGCGGATATGCTGTATCTAAGAAG CTCTCGAATGACAACCACACTTTCAAGTGGGTCGATGAGGCTTATTTAGATGAGATAGAggcattaaaaatgaaaaatgctTCACTTGCGGCAAAACTGGAGACAGTTACAATGGAGAGGAAAGAGTTTGAGAGAATAGTGTTTGAGAATGTGCAAATGAAGCTTGAGAAGGAGATTTTCGAGAGAGTTGAAGAGGCTTTGGTTGAATCATCTTCtacaatgaagaaaatgatggttgttgtagttgttttgtGTATGGTCATGGTTGGGTTTAGTAAGCTCTTTGGTTGA